The following are encoded together in the Carassius auratus strain Wakin chromosome 34, ASM336829v1, whole genome shotgun sequence genome:
- the LOC113053116 gene encoding ATP-dependent RNA helicase DDX3X-like isoform X2, with product MSHVVVDGSHGLEQQFAVLDLNSADGQGPGSGRRYIPPHLRNKDASNNGNAYSSGRQSGYSVAPVQSFSPKQYPQSWHPEGNQRHRHNYPTGWNDFRTGSQRYPSQELSFYHTYTSAWPVRCASPARTDSSVATDGREDVASVISWADRCDSPGWDGGRSNGFVNGYHDGRVNGTANFGRGPPRNDRGGRGGFRGNRNGGPFNQPMHNTGYVSFENKDGGWNSLVNRDAYTSFGGRSDRGKSAFFNDRGAGSRGSRYERGGFGGGTGGNSRWVEESRDEEDWSKPLPPNERLEQELFAASNTGINFEKYDDIPVEATGSNSPGRIESFHDVDMGEIIMGNITLSRYTRPTPVQKYAIPIVKAKRDLMACAQTGSGKTAAFLLPVLSQIYNDGPGEALQATKASTQQENGKYVRRKQFPISLVLAPTRELALQIYDEARKFSYRSRVRPCVVYGGADIGQQIRDLERGCHLLVATPGRLVDMMERGKIGLDYCKYLVLDEADRMLDMGFEPQIRRIVEQDTMPPKGSRQTMMFSATFPKEIQILARDFLEEYIFLAVGRVGSTSENITQKVVWVEENDKRSFLLDLLNATGKDSLTLVFVETKKGADALEDFLYREGYACTSIHGDRSQRDREEALHQFRSGRCPIMVATAVAARGLDISNVKHVINFDLPSDIEEYVHRIGRTGRVGNLGLATSFYNDKNSNITKDLLDILVEAKQEVPSWLENLAYEHQHKSTNRGRPKRFSGGFGARDYRQVAGGGSAFTNRGARNTGGHGGNRGFGGNKGGFGSFGADSYGGNYGNYGGNYAQVDWWGN from the exons ATGAGTCATGTGGTCGTCGACGGTTCACACGGTCTAGAGCAGCAG tttgctGTTTTAGACTTGAACTCAGCTGATGGACAGGGTCCTGGCTCTGGTC ggCGTTACATTCCTCCTCACTTGAGAAACAAAGACGCCTCAAATAATG GAAATGCTTATTCCTCTGGTAGACAGAGCGGTTATTCAGTGGCACCAGTACAGAGCT TTTCTCCCAAACAGTATCCTCAGAGTTGGCACCCTGAGGGAAACCAAAGACACAGACATAACTATCCGACTGGATGGAATGACTTTAGGACCG GTTCCCAGAGATATCCATCCCAGGAGCTCTCGTTTTATCACACGTACACTAGTGCCTGGCCAGTCCGATGTG CCTCTCCTGCGCGTACTGACAGCAGTGTAGCAACTGACGGAAGAGAGGATGTAGCCAGTGTTATCAGCTGGGCTGATCGCTGTG ATTCTCCAGGGTGGGACGGCGGACGTAGCAATGGTTTTGTCAATGGGTACCATGATGGTCGTGTGAATGGGACTGCAAACTTTGGCCGTGGACCTCCTCGTAATGACAGAGGTGGACGTGGTGGCTTTCGTGGAAACAGGAATGGTGGTCCCTTCAACCAGCCAATGCATAATACAG GTTATGTCAGTTTTGAGAACAAAGATGGAGGCTGGAACTCTTTGGTGAACAGAGATGCCTACACTAGCTTCGGTGGGCGTTCTGACAGAGGGAAGTCTGCGTTCTTCAATGATCGAGGAGCTGGTTCAAGAGGAAG CAGGTATGAACGTGGAGGCTTTGGAGGAGGAACAGGAGGGAACAGTCGTTGGGTTGAAGAATCCAGAGATGAAGAGGACTGGTCAAAGCCACTGCCCCCCAACGAGCGTCTGGAACA GGAGCTGTTCGCTGCGAGCAACACTGGGATTAACTTTGAGAAGTATGATGACATTCCTGTGGAGGCCACTGGATCAAACAGTCCTGGGCGTATTGAGAGT ttccatGATGTGGATATGGGCGAGATCATTATGGGCAACATCACCCTGAGTCGCTACACACGGCCTACTCCTGTTCAAAAGTATGCGATCCCCATCGTCAAGGCCAAGAGGGACCTGATGGCCTGTGCTCAAACAG GCTCGGGGAAGACTGCAGCCTTCTTACTTCCTGTGCTTAGTCAGATCTACAACGATGGACCTGGAGAGGCACTGCAGGCCACCAAAGCCAGCACCCAG CAGGAGAATGGGAAGTACGTCCGTCGTAAGCAATTTCCTATCTCACTGGTACTGGCTCCTACAAGAGAACTTGCTCTTCAGATTTATGACGAGGCCAGAAAG TTCTCTTACCGCTCCAGAGTGCGCCCGTGTGTGGTGTATGGAGGTGCAGATATAGGCCAGCAGATCCGGGATTTGGAAAGAGGCTGTCACCTGTTAGTGGCCACACCAGGCCGTCTGGTAGACATGATGGAGCGGGGCAAGATTGGCCTAGACTACTGCAA ATACCTGGTGTTGGATGAGGCTGACAGAATGCTCGATATGGGTTTCGAACCCCAGATCAGACGTATCGTGGAGCAGGACACCATGCCTCCAAAAGGGTCTCGCCAGACCATGATGTTCAGTGCCACCTTCCCGAAAGAGATCCAG attctGGCCCGTGACTTTCTGGAGGAGTATATCTTCCTGGCTGTGGGCCGAGTGGGCTCCACCTCAGAGAACATCACTCAGAAGGTGGTTTGGGTGGAAGAGAATGACAAGCGCTCCTTCCTTCTTGACCTGCTCAATGCAACAG GCAAGGATTCTCTCACACTGGTGTTTGTGGAGACGAAGAAGGGTGCTGATGCTCTTGAGGACTTCCTCTATCGCGAGGGCTATGCATGCACCAGTATCCATGGGGACCGCTCTCAGCGTGACCGTGAGGAAGCGCTCCACCAGTTCCGTTCTGGGCGCTGCCCTATCATGGTTGCCACCGCT GTGGCTGCACGTGGCCTTGATATCTCCAACGTGAAACACGTAATCAATTTTGACTTGCCTAGTGACATTGAGGAGTACGTCCACCGCATCGGTCGTACAGGCCGTGTGGGAAACCTTG GTCTGGCCACATCCTTCTATAATGATAAGAACAGCAACATCACAAAAGATCTGCTGGACATCTTGGTGGAGGCCAAACAGGAGGTGCCTTCCTGGCTTGAAAACCTAGCCTACGAGCACCAGCACAAGAGCACCAACCGTGGACGCCCCAAGAG GTTCTCTGGTGGCTTTGGGGCCAGGGATTACCGCCAGGTGGCTGGGGGCGGCAGTGCTTTCACCAACCGTGGCGCTCGAAACACTGGTGGCCATGGAGGGAACAGAGGTTTTGGAGGCAATAAGG GTGGCTTTGGCAGTTTCGGTGCTGACAGCTATGGGGGCAACTATGGGAACTATGGAGGAAACTATGCCCAGGTGGACTGGTGGGGCAACTAA
- the LOC113053116 gene encoding ATP-dependent RNA helicase DDX3X-like isoform X11, giving the protein MSHVVVDGSHGLEQQFAVLDLNSADGQGPGSGPGNAYSSGRQSGYSVAPVQSSSPARTDSSVATDGREDVASVISWADRCDSPGWDGGRSNGFVNGYHDGRVNGTANFGRGPPRNDRGGRGGFRGNRNGGPFNQPMHNTGYVSFENKDGGWNSLVNRDAYTSFGGRSDRGKSAFFNDRGAGSRGSRYERGGFGGGTGGNSRWVEESRDEEDWSKPLPPNERLEQELFAASNTGINFEKYDDIPVEATGSNSPGRIESFHDVDMGEIIMGNITLSRYTRPTPVQKYAIPIVKAKRDLMACAQTGSGKTAAFLLPVLSQIYNDGPGEALQATKASTQQENGKYVRRKQFPISLVLAPTRELALQIYDEARKFSYRSRVRPCVVYGGADIGQQIRDLERGCHLLVATPGRLVDMMERGKIGLDYCKYLVLDEADRMLDMGFEPQIRRIVEQDTMPPKGSRQTMMFSATFPKEIQILARDFLEEYIFLAVGRVGSTSENITQKVVWVEENDKRSFLLDLLNATGKDSLTLVFVETKKGADALEDFLYREGYACTSIHGDRSQRDREEALHQFRSGRCPIMVATAVAARGLDISNVKHVINFDLPSDIEEYVHRIGRTGRVGNLGLATSFYNDKNSNITKDLLDILVEAKQEVPSWLENLAYEHQHKSTNRGRPKRFSGGFGARDYRQVAGGGSAFTNRGARNTGGHGGNRGFGGNKGGFGSFGADSYGGNYGNYGGNYAQVDWWGN; this is encoded by the exons ATGAGTCATGTGGTCGTCGACGGTTCACACGGTCTAGAGCAGCAG tttgctGTTTTAGACTTGAACTCAGCTGATGGACAGGGTCCTGGCTCTGGTC CAGGAAATGCTTATTCCTCTGGTAGACAGAGCGGTTATTCAGTGGCACCAGTACAGAGCT CCTCTCCTGCGCGTACTGACAGCAGTGTAGCAACTGACGGAAGAGAGGATGTAGCCAGTGTTATCAGCTGGGCTGATCGCTGTG ATTCTCCAGGGTGGGACGGCGGACGTAGCAATGGTTTTGTCAATGGGTACCATGATGGTCGTGTGAATGGGACTGCAAACTTTGGCCGTGGACCTCCTCGTAATGACAGAGGTGGACGTGGTGGCTTTCGTGGAAACAGGAATGGTGGTCCCTTCAACCAGCCAATGCATAATACAG GTTATGTCAGTTTTGAGAACAAAGATGGAGGCTGGAACTCTTTGGTGAACAGAGATGCCTACACTAGCTTCGGTGGGCGTTCTGACAGAGGGAAGTCTGCGTTCTTCAATGATCGAGGAGCTGGTTCAAGAGGAAG CAGGTATGAACGTGGAGGCTTTGGAGGAGGAACAGGAGGGAACAGTCGTTGGGTTGAAGAATCCAGAGATGAAGAGGACTGGTCAAAGCCACTGCCCCCCAACGAGCGTCTGGAACA GGAGCTGTTCGCTGCGAGCAACACTGGGATTAACTTTGAGAAGTATGATGACATTCCTGTGGAGGCCACTGGATCAAACAGTCCTGGGCGTATTGAGAGT ttccatGATGTGGATATGGGCGAGATCATTATGGGCAACATCACCCTGAGTCGCTACACACGGCCTACTCCTGTTCAAAAGTATGCGATCCCCATCGTCAAGGCCAAGAGGGACCTGATGGCCTGTGCTCAAACAG GCTCGGGGAAGACTGCAGCCTTCTTACTTCCTGTGCTTAGTCAGATCTACAACGATGGACCTGGAGAGGCACTGCAGGCCACCAAAGCCAGCACCCAG CAGGAGAATGGGAAGTACGTCCGTCGTAAGCAATTTCCTATCTCACTGGTACTGGCTCCTACAAGAGAACTTGCTCTTCAGATTTATGACGAGGCCAGAAAG TTCTCTTACCGCTCCAGAGTGCGCCCGTGTGTGGTGTATGGAGGTGCAGATATAGGCCAGCAGATCCGGGATTTGGAAAGAGGCTGTCACCTGTTAGTGGCCACACCAGGCCGTCTGGTAGACATGATGGAGCGGGGCAAGATTGGCCTAGACTACTGCAA ATACCTGGTGTTGGATGAGGCTGACAGAATGCTCGATATGGGTTTCGAACCCCAGATCAGACGTATCGTGGAGCAGGACACCATGCCTCCAAAAGGGTCTCGCCAGACCATGATGTTCAGTGCCACCTTCCCGAAAGAGATCCAG attctGGCCCGTGACTTTCTGGAGGAGTATATCTTCCTGGCTGTGGGCCGAGTGGGCTCCACCTCAGAGAACATCACTCAGAAGGTGGTTTGGGTGGAAGAGAATGACAAGCGCTCCTTCCTTCTTGACCTGCTCAATGCAACAG GCAAGGATTCTCTCACACTGGTGTTTGTGGAGACGAAGAAGGGTGCTGATGCTCTTGAGGACTTCCTCTATCGCGAGGGCTATGCATGCACCAGTATCCATGGGGACCGCTCTCAGCGTGACCGTGAGGAAGCGCTCCACCAGTTCCGTTCTGGGCGCTGCCCTATCATGGTTGCCACCGCT GTGGCTGCACGTGGCCTTGATATCTCCAACGTGAAACACGTAATCAATTTTGACTTGCCTAGTGACATTGAGGAGTACGTCCACCGCATCGGTCGTACAGGCCGTGTGGGAAACCTTG GTCTGGCCACATCCTTCTATAATGATAAGAACAGCAACATCACAAAAGATCTGCTGGACATCTTGGTGGAGGCCAAACAGGAGGTGCCTTCCTGGCTTGAAAACCTAGCCTACGAGCACCAGCACAAGAGCACCAACCGTGGACGCCCCAAGAG GTTCTCTGGTGGCTTTGGGGCCAGGGATTACCGCCAGGTGGCTGGGGGCGGCAGTGCTTTCACCAACCGTGGCGCTCGAAACACTGGTGGCCATGGAGGGAACAGAGGTTTTGGAGGCAATAAGG GTGGCTTTGGCAGTTTCGGTGCTGACAGCTATGGGGGCAACTATGGGAACTATGGAGGAAACTATGCCCAGGTGGACTGGTGGGGCAACTAA
- the LOC113053116 gene encoding ATP-dependent RNA helicase DDX3X-like isoform X12: MSHVVVDGSHGLEQQFAVLDLNSADGQGPGSGRNAYSSGRQSGYSVAPVQSSSPARTDSSVATDGREDVASVISWADRCDSPGWDGGRSNGFVNGYHDGRVNGTANFGRGPPRNDRGGRGGFRGNRNGGPFNQPMHNTGYVSFENKDGGWNSLVNRDAYTSFGGRSDRGKSAFFNDRGAGSRGSRYERGGFGGGTGGNSRWVEESRDEEDWSKPLPPNERLEQELFAASNTGINFEKYDDIPVEATGSNSPGRIESFHDVDMGEIIMGNITLSRYTRPTPVQKYAIPIVKAKRDLMACAQTGSGKTAAFLLPVLSQIYNDGPGEALQATKASTQQENGKYVRRKQFPISLVLAPTRELALQIYDEARKFSYRSRVRPCVVYGGADIGQQIRDLERGCHLLVATPGRLVDMMERGKIGLDYCKYLVLDEADRMLDMGFEPQIRRIVEQDTMPPKGSRQTMMFSATFPKEIQILARDFLEEYIFLAVGRVGSTSENITQKVVWVEENDKRSFLLDLLNATGKDSLTLVFVETKKGADALEDFLYREGYACTSIHGDRSQRDREEALHQFRSGRCPIMVATAVAARGLDISNVKHVINFDLPSDIEEYVHRIGRTGRVGNLGLATSFYNDKNSNITKDLLDILVEAKQEVPSWLENLAYEHQHKSTNRGRPKRFSGGFGARDYRQVAGGGSAFTNRGARNTGGHGGNRGFGGNKGGFGSFGADSYGGNYGNYGGNYAQVDWWGN, encoded by the exons ATGAGTCATGTGGTCGTCGACGGTTCACACGGTCTAGAGCAGCAG tttgctGTTTTAGACTTGAACTCAGCTGATGGACAGGGTCCTGGCTCTGGTC GAAATGCTTATTCCTCTGGTAGACAGAGCGGTTATTCAGTGGCACCAGTACAGAGCT CCTCTCCTGCGCGTACTGACAGCAGTGTAGCAACTGACGGAAGAGAGGATGTAGCCAGTGTTATCAGCTGGGCTGATCGCTGTG ATTCTCCAGGGTGGGACGGCGGACGTAGCAATGGTTTTGTCAATGGGTACCATGATGGTCGTGTGAATGGGACTGCAAACTTTGGCCGTGGACCTCCTCGTAATGACAGAGGTGGACGTGGTGGCTTTCGTGGAAACAGGAATGGTGGTCCCTTCAACCAGCCAATGCATAATACAG GTTATGTCAGTTTTGAGAACAAAGATGGAGGCTGGAACTCTTTGGTGAACAGAGATGCCTACACTAGCTTCGGTGGGCGTTCTGACAGAGGGAAGTCTGCGTTCTTCAATGATCGAGGAGCTGGTTCAAGAGGAAG CAGGTATGAACGTGGAGGCTTTGGAGGAGGAACAGGAGGGAACAGTCGTTGGGTTGAAGAATCCAGAGATGAAGAGGACTGGTCAAAGCCACTGCCCCCCAACGAGCGTCTGGAACA GGAGCTGTTCGCTGCGAGCAACACTGGGATTAACTTTGAGAAGTATGATGACATTCCTGTGGAGGCCACTGGATCAAACAGTCCTGGGCGTATTGAGAGT ttccatGATGTGGATATGGGCGAGATCATTATGGGCAACATCACCCTGAGTCGCTACACACGGCCTACTCCTGTTCAAAAGTATGCGATCCCCATCGTCAAGGCCAAGAGGGACCTGATGGCCTGTGCTCAAACAG GCTCGGGGAAGACTGCAGCCTTCTTACTTCCTGTGCTTAGTCAGATCTACAACGATGGACCTGGAGAGGCACTGCAGGCCACCAAAGCCAGCACCCAG CAGGAGAATGGGAAGTACGTCCGTCGTAAGCAATTTCCTATCTCACTGGTACTGGCTCCTACAAGAGAACTTGCTCTTCAGATTTATGACGAGGCCAGAAAG TTCTCTTACCGCTCCAGAGTGCGCCCGTGTGTGGTGTATGGAGGTGCAGATATAGGCCAGCAGATCCGGGATTTGGAAAGAGGCTGTCACCTGTTAGTGGCCACACCAGGCCGTCTGGTAGACATGATGGAGCGGGGCAAGATTGGCCTAGACTACTGCAA ATACCTGGTGTTGGATGAGGCTGACAGAATGCTCGATATGGGTTTCGAACCCCAGATCAGACGTATCGTGGAGCAGGACACCATGCCTCCAAAAGGGTCTCGCCAGACCATGATGTTCAGTGCCACCTTCCCGAAAGAGATCCAG attctGGCCCGTGACTTTCTGGAGGAGTATATCTTCCTGGCTGTGGGCCGAGTGGGCTCCACCTCAGAGAACATCACTCAGAAGGTGGTTTGGGTGGAAGAGAATGACAAGCGCTCCTTCCTTCTTGACCTGCTCAATGCAACAG GCAAGGATTCTCTCACACTGGTGTTTGTGGAGACGAAGAAGGGTGCTGATGCTCTTGAGGACTTCCTCTATCGCGAGGGCTATGCATGCACCAGTATCCATGGGGACCGCTCTCAGCGTGACCGTGAGGAAGCGCTCCACCAGTTCCGTTCTGGGCGCTGCCCTATCATGGTTGCCACCGCT GTGGCTGCACGTGGCCTTGATATCTCCAACGTGAAACACGTAATCAATTTTGACTTGCCTAGTGACATTGAGGAGTACGTCCACCGCATCGGTCGTACAGGCCGTGTGGGAAACCTTG GTCTGGCCACATCCTTCTATAATGATAAGAACAGCAACATCACAAAAGATCTGCTGGACATCTTGGTGGAGGCCAAACAGGAGGTGCCTTCCTGGCTTGAAAACCTAGCCTACGAGCACCAGCACAAGAGCACCAACCGTGGACGCCCCAAGAG GTTCTCTGGTGGCTTTGGGGCCAGGGATTACCGCCAGGTGGCTGGGGGCGGCAGTGCTTTCACCAACCGTGGCGCTCGAAACACTGGTGGCCATGGAGGGAACAGAGGTTTTGGAGGCAATAAGG GTGGCTTTGGCAGTTTCGGTGCTGACAGCTATGGGGGCAACTATGGGAACTATGGAGGAAACTATGCCCAGGTGGACTGGTGGGGCAACTAA
- the LOC113053116 gene encoding ATP-dependent RNA helicase DDX3X-like isoform X4, with protein MSHVVVDGSHGLEQQFAVLDLNSADGQGPGSGRRYIPPHLRNKDASNNAGNAYSSGRQSGYSVAPVQSFSPKQYPQSWHPEGNQRHRHNYPTGWNDFRTGSQRYPSQELSFYHTYTSAWPVRCASPARTDSSVATDGREDVASVISWADRCDSPGWDGGRSNGFVNGYHDGRVNGTANFGRGPPRNDRGGRGGFRGNRNGGPFNQPMHNTGYVSFENKDGGWNSLVNRDAYTSFGGRSDRGKSAFFNDRGAGSRGRYERGGFGGGTGGNSRWVEESRDEEDWSKPLPPNERLEQELFAASNTGINFEKYDDIPVEATGSNSPGRIESFHDVDMGEIIMGNITLSRYTRPTPVQKYAIPIVKAKRDLMACAQTGSGKTAAFLLPVLSQIYNDGPGEALQATKASTQENGKYVRRKQFPISLVLAPTRELALQIYDEARKFSYRSRVRPCVVYGGADIGQQIRDLERGCHLLVATPGRLVDMMERGKIGLDYCKYLVLDEADRMLDMGFEPQIRRIVEQDTMPPKGSRQTMMFSATFPKEIQILARDFLEEYIFLAVGRVGSTSENITQKVVWVEENDKRSFLLDLLNATGKDSLTLVFVETKKGADALEDFLYREGYACTSIHGDRSQRDREEALHQFRSGRCPIMVATAVAARGLDISNVKHVINFDLPSDIEEYVHRIGRTGRVGNLGLATSFYNDKNSNITKDLLDILVEAKQEVPSWLENLAYEHQHKSTNRGRPKRFSGGFGARDYRQVAGGGSAFTNRGARNTGGHGGNRGFGGNKGGFGSFGADSYGGNYGNYGGNYAQVDWWGN; from the exons ATGAGTCATGTGGTCGTCGACGGTTCACACGGTCTAGAGCAGCAG tttgctGTTTTAGACTTGAACTCAGCTGATGGACAGGGTCCTGGCTCTGGTC ggCGTTACATTCCTCCTCACTTGAGAAACAAAGACGCCTCAAATAATG CAGGAAATGCTTATTCCTCTGGTAGACAGAGCGGTTATTCAGTGGCACCAGTACAGAGCT TTTCTCCCAAACAGTATCCTCAGAGTTGGCACCCTGAGGGAAACCAAAGACACAGACATAACTATCCGACTGGATGGAATGACTTTAGGACCG GTTCCCAGAGATATCCATCCCAGGAGCTCTCGTTTTATCACACGTACACTAGTGCCTGGCCAGTCCGATGTG CCTCTCCTGCGCGTACTGACAGCAGTGTAGCAACTGACGGAAGAGAGGATGTAGCCAGTGTTATCAGCTGGGCTGATCGCTGTG ATTCTCCAGGGTGGGACGGCGGACGTAGCAATGGTTTTGTCAATGGGTACCATGATGGTCGTGTGAATGGGACTGCAAACTTTGGCCGTGGACCTCCTCGTAATGACAGAGGTGGACGTGGTGGCTTTCGTGGAAACAGGAATGGTGGTCCCTTCAACCAGCCAATGCATAATACAG GTTATGTCAGTTTTGAGAACAAAGATGGAGGCTGGAACTCTTTGGTGAACAGAGATGCCTACACTAGCTTCGGTGGGCGTTCTGACAGAGGGAAGTCTGCGTTCTTCAATGATCGAGGAGCTGGTTCAAGAGGAAG GTATGAACGTGGAGGCTTTGGAGGAGGAACAGGAGGGAACAGTCGTTGGGTTGAAGAATCCAGAGATGAAGAGGACTGGTCAAAGCCACTGCCCCCCAACGAGCGTCTGGAACA GGAGCTGTTCGCTGCGAGCAACACTGGGATTAACTTTGAGAAGTATGATGACATTCCTGTGGAGGCCACTGGATCAAACAGTCCTGGGCGTATTGAGAGT ttccatGATGTGGATATGGGCGAGATCATTATGGGCAACATCACCCTGAGTCGCTACACACGGCCTACTCCTGTTCAAAAGTATGCGATCCCCATCGTCAAGGCCAAGAGGGACCTGATGGCCTGTGCTCAAACAG GCTCGGGGAAGACTGCAGCCTTCTTACTTCCTGTGCTTAGTCAGATCTACAACGATGGACCTGGAGAGGCACTGCAGGCCACCAAAGCCAGCACCCAG GAGAATGGGAAGTACGTCCGTCGTAAGCAATTTCCTATCTCACTGGTACTGGCTCCTACAAGAGAACTTGCTCTTCAGATTTATGACGAGGCCAGAAAG TTCTCTTACCGCTCCAGAGTGCGCCCGTGTGTGGTGTATGGAGGTGCAGATATAGGCCAGCAGATCCGGGATTTGGAAAGAGGCTGTCACCTGTTAGTGGCCACACCAGGCCGTCTGGTAGACATGATGGAGCGGGGCAAGATTGGCCTAGACTACTGCAA ATACCTGGTGTTGGATGAGGCTGACAGAATGCTCGATATGGGTTTCGAACCCCAGATCAGACGTATCGTGGAGCAGGACACCATGCCTCCAAAAGGGTCTCGCCAGACCATGATGTTCAGTGCCACCTTCCCGAAAGAGATCCAG attctGGCCCGTGACTTTCTGGAGGAGTATATCTTCCTGGCTGTGGGCCGAGTGGGCTCCACCTCAGAGAACATCACTCAGAAGGTGGTTTGGGTGGAAGAGAATGACAAGCGCTCCTTCCTTCTTGACCTGCTCAATGCAACAG GCAAGGATTCTCTCACACTGGTGTTTGTGGAGACGAAGAAGGGTGCTGATGCTCTTGAGGACTTCCTCTATCGCGAGGGCTATGCATGCACCAGTATCCATGGGGACCGCTCTCAGCGTGACCGTGAGGAAGCGCTCCACCAGTTCCGTTCTGGGCGCTGCCCTATCATGGTTGCCACCGCT GTGGCTGCACGTGGCCTTGATATCTCCAACGTGAAACACGTAATCAATTTTGACTTGCCTAGTGACATTGAGGAGTACGTCCACCGCATCGGTCGTACAGGCCGTGTGGGAAACCTTG GTCTGGCCACATCCTTCTATAATGATAAGAACAGCAACATCACAAAAGATCTGCTGGACATCTTGGTGGAGGCCAAACAGGAGGTGCCTTCCTGGCTTGAAAACCTAGCCTACGAGCACCAGCACAAGAGCACCAACCGTGGACGCCCCAAGAG GTTCTCTGGTGGCTTTGGGGCCAGGGATTACCGCCAGGTGGCTGGGGGCGGCAGTGCTTTCACCAACCGTGGCGCTCGAAACACTGGTGGCCATGGAGGGAACAGAGGTTTTGGAGGCAATAAGG GTGGCTTTGGCAGTTTCGGTGCTGACAGCTATGGGGGCAACTATGGGAACTATGGAGGAAACTATGCCCAGGTGGACTGGTGGGGCAACTAA